Part of the Paenibacillus kyungheensis genome, TATTTGTAACAGAATGGGGTACAAGCGATGCATCTGGTAACGGAGGGCCATTCCTGAGTGAATCGAAAGTATGGACTAACTTTTTAGCTAATCGCAAAATTAGTTGGGCAAACTGGTCACTTGCAGATAAAAACGAAGCGTCAGCCGCTCTTCAGTCGGGAGCAAGTTCAACAGGTGGATGGACAGTCAATAACTTAACAGCTTCAGGCAAGTTTGTACGTGATGAGACTCGTCTTGGAGCAACCACCAGTACAACAGATCCAGATACAACAACACCTCCAACGACAGGCGGTGATACCGATACATCTCCTCCGACTACAGGAGGTGGCGATACAGGTACAACCACACCAATCGATCCTAAAGGGAAGTTGGTATTGCAATATTGTAACGGCGATAGCAATCCGACCGATAATGCGATTCGACCTGTTTTTAATATCAAAAATAACGGTAGTACAGCGGTCAATCTAAGTGATCTCAAAATTCGTTACTATTACAGTGATGAGAGTCAGCAAAAGCAACAATTTTTTATTGACTGGGCGAGCGTAGGTGGAACGAATATTAGCGGTGCATTTGGTACACTGACAACATCCAAAACAACAGCGAATCGCTATGTTGAATTGAGTTTTGGTAGTGGAGCCGGTTCGATTCCAGCCGGAGGTCAAAGCGGAGATATTCAAGCTCGTATTCATCCAGCCGATTGGAGTAATTACAATGAAGCTAACGATTACTCTTATGGAGCCAATCAGACAGCGCTAACCGATTGGAATAAAGCAAGTATCTACAATAAAGGTACATTAGTATGGGGAACAACACCGTAAACGATTTGAATAAGTATGAATAGATTATATTTTATGCAAAAAGAGCTATCACTACGATAGCTCTTTTTGTTGTAGCTGGTTTTTGTATTATCGACTTTGCGCTGAATTGAGGCGGCCGTTCCAGAAATACAGATAAGCACCAGAATAGATCCATTGTTCATACGTTAACGAAGACGATTGATACGTATTCTTATCAGACGGTTCGCCCCAGGATAATATCACTTGTTCGCGGGTCATATTATTTAATAATTTATTTTTACTGATGGCTGTCCAGACGCTATTGCTCCAATTGTATAAAGTACGTGGATTTTTGGACCATAAAATATCACTTAGCATCGTACCAATATCATATTGTCGATTGAGTTTGATCCCGACTTGCTTGCCATTGGATTTTTGTAACGTCACAAAAGCATCATTTTGGTCATTTACTTGCACAGCGATAAATGTTAACTTTTCCAGATGGTTAAGACCGCTTCCATTATACGCACGATTGTCGAACCAGACATATTTGCCATGCCAGTTCTGATTAAATGATGTCAGCTCGCTATCTAACAGAAAGTCCAAATCAGATACTGGACTATTGAACTCATACGTATCACCTGATTTATTTTGAATCGTTATATACAAGCTGGAAGAAGCATAACGTATATCGGTAATCCAATAGGCTCCCGGATAATAAAACGGATATATTTTCTCACCGACAAAGTAACCGAAATTCGCAGGCAATTGACTAATATTTGTTAAAATCTCACTGGATGCACGCTTGCCTTCATCATCGCTCCATAGAAATAATACTTGAGCACTAGACGCATATTTGCCATCCAAATCGGTAATCGCTAATAACGATTTGTACATCACATAAGTAACCCCGGCATAAGCAAATGAATTGGAATCGTTGACTGTAATACTACCTTTGTTACCTGTAATCGTAAGTGGACTACCATATTGAATCGTGATACCTGGAATCCGATCCATGATTTTGATAGGAATATATAGTTTGTTGTTATTCACAAACTGAGTGTATTGCTGAGTAATCTGGAATTTACCATTTACAAATAAAGAAACGCTTTGATATGTACTTCCTTTTACATTGACAGCATGAATCGTCTGAGCCGGTATAACGATAGCAAACATCATCATCCAGATCCATACACGTAACCATTTTTTGTTCATTGTGAAAAATCCCCTTTTTCTCTAGATATCATAAAAAGATGCAGAATCTACATCCTTTTAAAATATCGGAGAATAAGGGGAAGAAATGAAGATAGTGAATATAAAATATCAGTGGCTTAGTCTAACAATCCTACCATTTGTAGTCCATGTAAAATACCATTTTCATCGACAGATTTGGTAATATGGCGAGCGACTGCTTTGGCTTCAGGTTCAGCATTACCCATAGCGACACTGTTATAGATTTGTTTGAGCATTTCAACATCGTTCAGTCCATCGCCGAACGCATATTGTCTTTCTTGCGGGAATCCTAATTTTTCAGTGATTTTGGCTATACCATGTGCTTTGGAACCACCTGCTGGAAGAACATCGACAGACATTGGATGCCAGCGGATAAAATCGAATGATTTGAAGTCTTGCTCATACTTTTTCTCCGCATCTCCTATACAGAATAGTAGACACTGGTAAATCTCTCTACCTTGATGATATAACGGATCATAGGTCGGGAATTTACTTACTTTTAAAGTATGAATACTGGTTGTGATCATTTCGTCTTCTTCGGGCACGCTGGCTCTCATATCTTCAGCATCCATATAGACAAGCGGATTATTTTGCTCCAGCGCTGTCTGAGTCAATTGAAGTAAGGCGTCTTTGTTCAGTGGATTGGTATAGATCACTTCGCCACGCAAAACAACATATTGACCGTTGTAACTAACATACGTATCAATCTCAAGTTCTTTGCGAATATCATCAAACATAAAAGGAGCACGACCGGTGGCAATAGCTACTTCGTGACCACGTGCTTTGAGCTCGAATACAGCTTTTTTAGTGCTTTCCGGTAACTTTTTATCAAAATCCAATAACGTTCCATCAATGTCGAAAAAGATAATACTTTGATTAGACATGGGTAGCTCCTATCGTTGTTATCTATTTTTGGTGTACACAGTATGACTCTATTATAACCGTCAATCGAGAGTTGTGTCTTGTATTTCAGTATAGTCTCTATCGTTATATACCCAAAAAGCTACTTTTTATGAGAAAGAATACTCACGAAAAAGTAGCTTTTGGATAGGTTGGATAACAGTATATGAATCGGTATTTCTCGTATCAGTACATATAATAGAAAAGAAAGACTTATTCAGTAATGTGTATGTCTATCATAGAATTAACTATCTATCCATGCTGTTTGATCGGTTCAACCTGAGCGGGAATAGTAGCAGGACGTTTCCATTTGAGAGGTAAATTGAAAAATACATTTAACAGAATAGCGGATAAACTACCTGTGATCGTACCGTCACTGACAATAATGCGTAATGCTGAAGGCAAGCCTGCGAAAAGTTCAGGGACAACTGTTGCGCCAATACCAAGTGAGATCGAGCAAGCGACAACTAGCAAGTTGCGTTGTTCTTTGAAGTCTACTTCAGTCAGCATCCGAATTCCTGAAGCGACGACCATACCGAACAACACGACAGTAGCACCTCCTAGAACAGCGGCAGGAATAACCGTAGCCAGTGCAGCGATTTTGGGAACCAGTCCAAGTACAATCAGAATACTTGCCGCCGCAACGATCACATTACGTGTTTTGACGCGGGACAGTTCGACCAGCCCCACATTTTGAGCGAATGTATTGTATGGAAAAGCATTGAACATACCGCCAAGAACAATCGCTAATCCTTCTGTCCGATAACCGCGTGTCATGTCTTGTGGTGTTAATTTCTGATCACATACTTTACCTAATGCTAGAAATACACCTGTAGATTCAACCACGATCACCATACATACAATAATCATAGTTAAAATCGGAGCAATCTTAAATTCAGGCATACCGAACATAAATAACTGAGGAAGATGGAACCATGACGCTTCGCTTACACTGGAAAAATTAACTTTACCGATCATAAAAGCAACAACCGTTCCAGCAACAATACCTATCAATACAGACAACGAGCGCATAAATCCAGTAAAAAAGCGATTGATGATCAAGATCAATGCCAGTACACCAAAGGAAAGGAGGAAATTCGTGAGGCTACCAAATTCAGGGCTATTCGCACCACCAGCCATATTACGAATCCCTGTTGGAATGAGTGAAAGACCTATAACCGTAACAACAGTTCCAGTCACTACAGGAGGGAATAAGCGAATGATTTTACCGAAAAAGCCAGCGAATAAAAAGACAAACAATCCAGCAGCTATAATAGCACCATAGATCGCATTCAGTCCATATTGATTACCGATCCCGATCATAGGAGTAATAGCGACAAAAGAACTTCCTAGCATAACCGGTAGACCAATACCTAGATATTTGTTTTTCCAGGCTTGTAACATAGTCGCTATCCCACAGGTGAGTAGATCAATCGCTACTAGATAAGACAATTGCTCTGCGGTAAGATTAAGCGCCCGTCCAACTAATAATGGTACTAAAATAGCTCCTGCATACATAGCCAGTACATGCTGTAATCCCAAAGACCAAATTTTACCCCCGGTTGGTTTGATGTCCATTTGATTCGCCCCTTTTTGAATATAATTTAACACCACACGTTAACGAATAAAGAATGTAACGTAATAATATCTTTTAGTTCTCTGTTTTGACGATATGTATTCTATCTATTTGTGCAAAAATATAATTTAGAGGGTTTAATTTATGCAATGTTATAAAATATATGTTAGGTAATATAACATATAATGATTTGAAAGGGTAATCAGGTGCTGAATTCAATCAAGTAAGTAGATAAGACTCAAAAGATATAGGAATTGAAAGGCACTGTTATTTAAACAGATGACTCTGATTTGTGTACACCTTTGAGAACATCACAAATTTATAATAAAAGAGCTACCACAGAGGATGGATAAAGAAAGCAAAAGTGAGCTTCTATCCTAGAAAAGGAGAAATGTAACGTACAGTTTTGTAGACTATCATCTGCACAGCAATATTCACTTATTCATATTTGTAAGCGTTACCAAAATAATAAGGATGGTGAAGGGGTATGAAAGAAAAGCAATATTCGCTAACGACTAAAATTGTGGCTACGGCATTAGGCATTATATTAGTGTTACCTACAAGTGGATTATTTGCGGCTGATTCGAATGAGATGATGACAGCATCCAAAGGTAAAGGAAATAAGGGAGTACAACTAGAGTATCTGGATCGAGGTCTAGTAGCAGCCAAAACAGCTGATGGTATTTTTCTAAGTTGGCGCTTGCTTGGAGATGAAGCTAGCGGTTATTCGCAGACAGGACTCACAGGTACTGATTTTGCTGTATATCGTAATGGTACATTTCTAACCGTAGTCACTGATAGTACTAACTATCTGGATCGGCAAGGAACAACCACTGCTAAATATACAGTAGCACCGATCAAACCGAAAAAGCCCCGTACGATAGATTCATCAGCTACAGTGACCGAATCTGCTTATGATACTCAATCATTTTTAGCAACAGATAGTCAAGAATCGAAGTTAACTACGTATAGTACTGATTACAATTTGAACGATCTCCGCAAACCAGACAAAAAGAAACTTAGTGCTCCTGCAACAGTCTGGAATGACACCTATTACGATCTTCCTTTACAAAAGCCGGCTGATGGAGTAACACCTGCGGGTGAAGCGTATACGTATTCAGCGAATGATATGAGTGTAGGTGATGTTGATGGCGATGGAGCGTATGAATACTTTGTTAAATGGAGCCCTTCCAATTCCAAAGATGTCTCCCAAAAAGGATACACAGGTAATACGTATATAGATGCGTACCAACTCGATGGACGATTATTGTATCGTATTGATCTAGGGGTGAATATCCGTTCAGGTGCGCATTATACTCAATTTATGGTGTACGATTTTGATGGAGATGGCAAAGCTGAAATGATGTTCAAAACCGCTCCAGGCACCAAGATCACTCGTTATAATTCACGAGGTAAAATTTCTTCTGAAAAATACATCACTCTACCCAAAGCTGATAAAAAAGCAGGATATGCGAATACAGACGATTACCGACTAAGCAGTAGCGATTACTATGATCATGTAGTGAACATGTTTCAAGGATGGCGTGATCAAGAAGAAGTGAAAAATGGTCACTGGCCTCAGACATTAGAAGAATGTTTTGGAATTGCTCCGAAATATAATTATCCTTTGTCTCGTGTAGATGCTGAAGCGTTGACCGATTACTTTATGGATGTCTATGCACCGGCTCGTAGTGCGCGTAACGATCTGCGTACTTTTGAAGGATTTATTTTGGATGGCCCGGAATATTTGTCTGTATTTGAAGGCGAATCGGGTAAAGAATTAGAAACGATCGCTTATGAACCTGATCGTCATGATGATGGTCTAATGTGGGGCGACTATGCAATGTCACGAATTGAGCCGGGCAATCGGGTAGATCGTTTTCTAGCAGGGGTCGCTTATTTAAATGGGAAAACACCATCGGCAGTATTTGCACGCGGGTATTATACACGTTCTGTACTGGTATCCTACAATTGGGATGGACGTCATTTGCAAAAAGTATGGAATGCCGATAGTGGATGGACACCGATGAGCAATCCATTTAACGATGGGCCTCATGGTGTAAATGGAACCGATCCAGAGCTGGGTACACTCACTACACAAGGTGCTCATTCACTCACGATGGCAGATGTGGATGGAGATGGACGAGATGAGATTGTATATGGATCAGCGACGATAGATGATGATGGTAGTCTGCTGTACAGTTCGATGGATATGATGCCTGCGAACAGTGCTACACCGGGTGTGATAGCAAGGTTAGGACATGGAGATGCGATGCATGTCACCGATATCGATCCGAATCGTCCGGGTATGGAAATCTATATGGTACATGAAGGCGGAACCTATGCACCTTATGGCTACAGTATGCGTGATGCCAGAACAGGCAAAGTGATTTTCGGTGCTTATAGTGGGAAAGACACTGGACGTGGCATGATCGGAGATATTGATCCATCTCGTCCGGGATTAGAAGCATGGTCAATGGATCTGCGTACAGCCGATGGTCAATTGATCGGCACGAAGATTCCGGGAACCAATATGAATATCAAATGGGGCGCGGATATGACGACACAGATTATTGATGGTGCTCGTGAAGTAACCCCTACGATTCAAGATTGGCGCAAAGGAACAGTGCTTACAGCAACCGGAACGCTCACCAATAACGATACCAAAGGAACTCCTTCACTGGTAGCGGATATTTTTGGTGACTGGCGCGAAGAAATGCTGGTACGTACGACAGATAGTTCTGCGATCCGTATTTACCTTAGTACAGAAGTGACTACTCATAAATTGTATACTCTTTTGCATAATACACAGTACCGTACAGGAATCGCTCGTCAGAATACAACTTACAATCAACCAACGTATACAGACTTTTATTTTGCTTCAGATATCGATTGGTCCAAAGTGCCTTTACCGAACTTTTATACTG contains:
- a CDS encoding cellulase family glycosylhydrolase, which translates into the protein MKKTMLKKWSASVLTAVLTLSLTTSVWVPQANAATTPVQKHGQLSIANGQLVDKNGTPVQLKGMSSHGIQWYGNYVNKDTMKWLRDDWGITVFRVAMYTAENGYISNPSLKNKVKEAVAAAQDLGVYVIIDWHILSDNDPNIYKTQSKAFFSEMAGLYKDSPNVIYELANEPNGGVTWNGQIRPYAQEVTQVIRAKDPDNIIIVGTGTWSQDVHDAADNQLPDKNTMYAVHFYAGTHGQFLRDRIDYALSKKAPVFVTEWGTSDASGNGGPFLSESKVWTNFLANRKISWANWSLADKNEASAALQSGASSTGGWTVNNLTASGKFVRDETRLGATTSTTDPDTTTPPTTGGDTDTSPPTTGGGDTGTTTPIDPKGKLVLQYCNGDSNPTDNAIRPVFNIKNNGSTAVNLSDLKIRYYYSDESQQKQQFFIDWASVGGTNISGAFGTLTTSKTTANRYVELSFGSGAGSIPAGGQSGDIQARIHPADWSNYNEANDYSYGANQTALTDWNKASIYNKGTLVWGTTP
- a CDS encoding Cof-type HAD-IIB family hydrolase, producing the protein MSNQSIIFFDIDGTLLDFDKKLPESTKKAVFELKARGHEVAIATGRAPFMFDDIRKELEIDTYVSYNGQYVVLRGEVIYTNPLNKDALLQLTQTALEQNNPLVYMDAEDMRASVPEEDEMITTSIHTLKVSKFPTYDPLYHQGREIYQCLLFCIGDAEKKYEQDFKSFDFIRWHPMSVDVLPAGGSKAHGIAKITEKLGFPQERQYAFGDGLNDVEMLKQIYNSVAMGNAEPEAKAVARHITKSVDENGILHGLQMVGLLD
- a CDS encoding nucleobase:cation symporter-2 family protein, whose translation is MDIKPTGGKIWSLGLQHVLAMYAGAILVPLLVGRALNLTAEQLSYLVAIDLLTCGIATMLQAWKNKYLGIGLPVMLGSSFVAITPMIGIGNQYGLNAIYGAIIAAGLFVFLFAGFFGKIIRLFPPVVTGTVVTVIGLSLIPTGIRNMAGGANSPEFGSLTNFLLSFGVLALILIINRFFTGFMRSLSVLIGIVAGTVVAFMIGKVNFSSVSEASWFHLPQLFMFGMPEFKIAPILTMIIVCMVIVVESTGVFLALGKVCDQKLTPQDMTRGYRTEGLAIVLGGMFNAFPYNTFAQNVGLVELSRVKTRNVIVAAASILIVLGLVPKIAALATVIPAAVLGGATVVLFGMVVASGIRMLTEVDFKEQRNLLVVACSISLGIGATVVPELFAGLPSALRIIVSDGTITGSLSAILLNVFFNLPLKWKRPATIPAQVEPIKQHG
- a CDS encoding rhamnogalacturonan lyase — protein: MKEKQYSLTTKIVATALGIILVLPTSGLFAADSNEMMTASKGKGNKGVQLEYLDRGLVAAKTADGIFLSWRLLGDEASGYSQTGLTGTDFAVYRNGTFLTVVTDSTNYLDRQGTTTAKYTVAPIKPKKPRTIDSSATVTESAYDTQSFLATDSQESKLTTYSTDYNLNDLRKPDKKKLSAPATVWNDTYYDLPLQKPADGVTPAGEAYTYSANDMSVGDVDGDGAYEYFVKWSPSNSKDVSQKGYTGNTYIDAYQLDGRLLYRIDLGVNIRSGAHYTQFMVYDFDGDGKAEMMFKTAPGTKITRYNSRGKISSEKYITLPKADKKAGYANTDDYRLSSSDYYDHVVNMFQGWRDQEEVKNGHWPQTLEECFGIAPKYNYPLSRVDAEALTDYFMDVYAPARSARNDLRTFEGFILDGPEYLSVFEGESGKELETIAYEPDRHDDGLMWGDYAMSRIEPGNRVDRFLAGVAYLNGKTPSAVFARGYYTRSVLVSYNWDGRHLQKVWNADSGWTPMSNPFNDGPHGVNGTDPELGTLTTQGAHSLTMADVDGDGRDEIVYGSATIDDDGSLLYSSMDMMPANSATPGVIARLGHGDAMHVTDIDPNRPGMEIYMVHEGGTYAPYGYSMRDARTGKVIFGAYSGKDTGRGMIGDIDPSRPGLEAWSMDLRTADGQLIGTKIPGTNMNIKWGADMTTQIIDGAREVTPTIQDWRKGTVLTATGTLTNNDTKGTPSLVADIFGDWREEMLVRTTDSSAIRIYLSTEVTTHKLYTLLHNTQYRTGIARQNTTYNQPTYTDFYFASDIDWSKVPLPNFYTAGKRK